The genomic interval AACGATGACGGCATCCATCTGCCTCCCCGCAGCCGcactccttcctccttcctctgtCTATCCTCCAAATTCCCGCCGCTTCTGTCACCCCTCTCCCTTGTCTCCATCAGCTTATTCGAGTCGGAAGACCAGGATCTACGCGGGGGCCGAACGGCCTCTGGAGGAGGTGTATAACGTCCGGGTGGAGCGAGGGTTATCGCCGGAGCGTAAATCGGAGCTAGGCGTCGGCAAATGGTCGATCTGGAAGACCGGCGGGCCTTGCCACCTCCCCTGGGACTGGCACGTGGACCAGCAGGTGTACGTGGTCAGCGGCGAGGTCCGGGTGGTTCCCGAGGGCGCCAAATCCGGCGAGCGCTACATGCGCTTCGTTGCAGGAGATCTTGTACGGTATCCAAAGTGGTTTGAGGCTGACCTCTTCTTCAACGGCCCTTATGAGGAGCGTTACAGATTCCTTGCTTACGGTGACGAGTGAAGCAGCCCTAAATGTTGAGGTAACCATTGATTACAACCTCCTAGCTCGCTTGGTTCCTCTGCAACAAACAGCTACAATTTCGTGCTTTTGAAATagtatttattagattttttagatGTTCTTTTGACATCGTGAACTATTGCGTTTACCAAGCCAATTTTATGGGTGTGTTGACAGGATATGGTATGTAATTCCGTTTATTTGAATAGGATCGTTGTTATTAAGTGCGTTTTTTATCGTATGCATATTTGCTTTTATTATAGGTAAAACTATAATTGAAGGTT from Zingiber officinale cultivar Zhangliang chromosome 6B, Zo_v1.1, whole genome shotgun sequence carries:
- the LOC121989361 gene encoding uncharacterized protein LOC121989361; this encodes MTASICLPAAALLPPSSVYPPNSRRFCHPSPLSPSAYSSRKTRIYAGAERPLEEVYNVRVERGLSPERKSELGVGKWSIWKTGGPCHLPWDWHVDQQVYVVSGEVRVVPEGAKSGERYMRFVAGDLVRYPKWFEADLFFNGPYEERYRFLAYGDE